A genome region from Chthonomonas sp. includes the following:
- a CDS encoding dienelactone hydrolase family protein yields MIHGFVERYITFRGELRTFMVYVPREIESLQPIPAILHLHGRGESGEDGTKPLIHGVPRSILFARDRWPFIVVMPQKRKETELWPEERDFLNAVLEKVESEYAIDPHRRYLTGLSQGGNGTFALATKLRWHFAAIAPVCGWCDPATAAKELVNIPLWAFHGATDDVVKPSGSILAVEALREAGATPKLTLYPGVGHNSWEKAYMEEALPKWFLSHTL; encoded by the coding sequence ATGATTCATGGGTTTGTCGAGCGTTACATCACCTTTCGCGGGGAACTGCGCACGTTCATGGTGTACGTGCCGCGCGAGATCGAGTCGCTCCAGCCGATCCCGGCGATTCTGCACTTGCATGGTCGTGGCGAAAGCGGGGAAGATGGCACCAAACCGCTGATTCACGGCGTGCCGCGCTCCATTTTGTTTGCCCGCGATCGCTGGCCGTTCATCGTCGTGATGCCGCAAAAGCGCAAGGAAACCGAACTCTGGCCCGAGGAGCGCGACTTTCTCAATGCAGTGCTGGAGAAGGTCGAAAGCGAGTATGCCATCGATCCGCATCGTCGCTATCTCACCGGCCTGAGCCAAGGCGGCAACGGCACGTTCGCGCTTGCGACCAAACTGCGCTGGCATTTTGCCGCGATTGCGCCGGTTTGCGGTTGGTGCGATCCCGCGACCGCAGCCAAGGAACTGGTCAACATCCCGCTTTGGGCGTTTCATGGCGCGACCGATGATGTAGTTAAGCCCAGCGGAAGCATTCTCGCCGTCGAAGCCCTTCGCGAGGCGGGCGCCACGCCCAAGCTAACGCTGTATCCGGGGGTTGGCCACAACAGTTGGGAGAAGGCGTACATGGAAGAAGCCCTGCCCAAGTGGTTTTTGAGCCATACCTTGTAA
- a CDS encoding PD40 domain-containing protein, with amino-acid sequence MKLTTGFLLALGVAFAHANEPIVGARSLSLSPDGSQIAFSYLGDIWVAAAKGGRAIPLTSHVEMDDNPVWSRDGKSIAFASNRYGNFDIFVVDADGGRPQRVTYMSTNDAPTDFSPDNKSILFRGLRDKGKVSIYSVAIAGGKLKEYFTDIRDIRNPAFSPDGTKIVFQRNGFPFVRPRYNGSAGAEINVLDVATGKRTVVRNNGFQHLWTRFAGNDSLLTVTATEVTPSSRKYNEAFKPYTDNAKRTPNVYQVSLNGAAKARTSVVGGAGARYLAVSADGEWMAFEKDGSVFVGPADGSAEAKKVTFTVSADDKTTLEDRQIITNGATEMALSANNETVVFGLRNDLWEVPVKKVKGPNSDDANQLTTWAGIDGNAILSADGKQLFYLSDKSGAVNLWVIDMTTKAAKAVTSFAQDITNLRLMPKGTSLSFVGTGDHAGLHTYNIASGKIDKVIPVQPTAVFGDDTDYSWSPDERYIAYTDQINRSGYYFWQNASNIMVWDTTTKKATNVSRINAAEFGPTWSPDGKYLYFQSDRSGQGLYALPLASEEARVGELELKFEKPKETPKLSFDFEEAAKRVRRLIAGETTGVESDPENGDLVFIRAGDLWRAGYDGEGARPLTGGGGFSGFSFTRDNKQVYAVRSGGLAIINHRAPGAPQTNVGFRADWTRDIRVEREAAYQQFWRSYNRSFYDPHFHGRDWAEIGRRYRPLLSSVGHRNELATILGMMTGELESSHSEVSPAFAPGVRSASTAMMGVTFDYGFSGQGIRIAAIVPRSPASYKKSKLEAGEVITKVNGKPAELSEVFFRDVLNDQVARDLKLTVTGKDGKSRDVTLRSISGGEQNALMEEADLDAARKLVDKLSNGNVGYVYVAAMGEGDFGRFNQEYWEAIQGKKGMIIDCRGNNGGNISDRLIDMLERRPHSYYQNRGGEAFLAPGMAFDVPIVVMLDDASFSNGEMFPYATRQRGIAKLVGKRTPGYVIWTSGLPLVDGTSGRMPGSGVYRMDGTPIENNGQRPDYEVDLTPEQFFAGQDPQIAKAIDVLLGGKRG; translated from the coding sequence ATGAAACTAACGACAGGTTTTCTCTTGGCCTTGGGAGTGGCCTTTGCTCACGCCAACGAGCCCATCGTCGGCGCCCGCAGTTTGTCGCTCAGCCCCGATGGTTCGCAAATCGCGTTTAGCTATCTCGGCGACATCTGGGTGGCCGCGGCCAAGGGTGGCCGCGCGATTCCTCTGACCAGTCACGTGGAAATGGACGACAACCCCGTGTGGTCGCGCGACGGCAAGTCCATCGCCTTCGCCAGCAACCGCTACGGCAACTTCGACATTTTCGTGGTCGATGCCGATGGCGGTCGCCCGCAGCGCGTGACCTACATGAGCACGAACGACGCGCCGACCGACTTCTCTCCGGACAACAAGTCCATCCTTTTCCGCGGATTGCGCGACAAGGGGAAGGTGTCGATTTATTCGGTGGCCATCGCGGGCGGCAAGCTCAAGGAATATTTCACCGACATCCGTGACATTCGCAATCCGGCGTTCAGCCCGGACGGCACCAAGATTGTCTTCCAACGCAACGGCTTTCCGTTTGTGCGGCCTCGCTATAATGGCAGCGCCGGAGCCGAGATCAATGTTCTCGACGTCGCGACCGGCAAGCGCACCGTCGTGCGCAACAACGGCTTCCAGCACCTATGGACGCGATTCGCTGGCAACGACTCGTTGCTGACGGTCACGGCCACAGAGGTCACGCCGAGCTCGCGCAAGTACAACGAGGCGTTTAAGCCTTACACTGACAACGCCAAGCGCACGCCCAACGTGTACCAAGTGAGTCTGAACGGCGCGGCGAAGGCACGCACCTCGGTTGTTGGCGGCGCGGGTGCCCGCTATTTGGCCGTCAGCGCCGATGGCGAATGGATGGCGTTCGAAAAAGACGGTTCGGTCTTCGTGGGTCCGGCGGACGGCTCCGCGGAAGCCAAGAAGGTGACCTTCACGGTCAGCGCGGATGACAAGACCACGCTCGAAGATCGGCAGATCATTACCAACGGCGCGACCGAAATGGCCCTCAGCGCCAACAACGAAACTGTCGTCTTCGGCCTGCGCAACGATCTTTGGGAAGTCCCGGTTAAGAAAGTCAAGGGCCCCAACTCCGACGACGCGAACCAACTGACGACCTGGGCAGGGATTGACGGAAACGCCATTCTCAGCGCGGATGGCAAGCAGTTGTTCTATCTGAGCGACAAATCGGGCGCGGTCAATCTTTGGGTCATTGACATGACCACCAAGGCGGCCAAGGCAGTGACCAGTTTCGCCCAGGACATCACCAACCTCCGGCTGATGCCGAAGGGCACCTCGCTGAGCTTTGTTGGTACGGGCGATCACGCCGGTTTGCACACCTACAACATCGCGAGTGGCAAGATTGACAAGGTGATTCCGGTCCAGCCGACCGCCGTGTTTGGCGACGACACCGATTACAGTTGGTCGCCGGACGAGCGCTACATTGCGTACACCGACCAGATCAATCGCTCGGGTTACTACTTCTGGCAAAACGCAAGCAACATCATGGTGTGGGACACCACGACCAAGAAGGCGACCAACGTTTCGCGCATCAACGCCGCCGAGTTTGGTCCCACCTGGAGTCCGGACGGGAAGTATCTGTACTTCCAAAGCGACCGCAGCGGCCAAGGACTTTACGCTCTCCCGCTGGCGAGTGAGGAAGCCCGTGTTGGCGAACTCGAACTCAAATTCGAAAAGCCGAAGGAAACGCCGAAGCTGAGCTTTGACTTTGAAGAAGCCGCCAAGCGCGTGCGACGACTCATCGCCGGGGAAACCACCGGTGTGGAAAGCGATCCCGAAAATGGCGATCTCGTCTTCATCCGCGCGGGCGACCTCTGGCGCGCCGGATATGACGGCGAGGGCGCACGCCCGCTCACGGGCGGGGGCGGCTTCAGCGGCTTCTCGTTCACCCGCGATAACAAGCAGGTCTACGCCGTGCGAAGCGGGGGGCTCGCGATCATCAATCACCGCGCGCCGGGCGCTCCGCAAACCAACGTCGGCTTCCGCGCCGACTGGACGCGCGACATCCGAGTCGAGCGCGAGGCGGCCTATCAGCAGTTCTGGCGCAGCTACAACCGCAGCTTCTACGATCCGCACTTCCACGGTCGCGACTGGGCTGAAATCGGTCGTCGCTACCGACCGCTGCTCAGCAGCGTTGGGCACCGCAACGAATTGGCCACGATCCTCGGCATGATGACGGGCGAACTCGAATCGAGCCACTCGGAAGTTTCACCGGCATTCGCGCCGGGCGTTCGCAGCGCTTCGACGGCGATGATGGGCGTGACGTTTGACTATGGATTCAGCGGCCAGGGCATTCGCATTGCGGCGATCGTCCCGCGCTCCCCGGCTAGCTACAAAAAGTCAAAGCTCGAAGCTGGTGAGGTGATCACCAAGGTGAATGGCAAGCCGGCCGAACTCAGCGAAGTGTTCTTCCGCGACGTGCTGAACGACCAGGTTGCTCGCGACCTGAAGCTCACCGTCACCGGCAAGGATGGCAAGTCGCGCGACGTCACGCTGCGCAGCATTTCTGGCGGCGAGCAAAACGCCCTGATGGAAGAGGCCGATCTGGATGCCGCTCGCAAGCTCGTGGATAAGCTGAGCAACGGCAACGTTGGCTACGTTTATGTGGCGGCGATGGGCGAAGGCGACTTCGGTCGCTTCAACCAAGAATATTGGGAAGCCATTCAAGGCAAGAAGGGCATGATCATCGACTGCCGTGGCAACAACGGCGGCAACATCAGCGACCGTCTGATTGACATGTTGGAGCGACGCCCGCACAGCTACTACCAAAATCGGGGCGGCGAAGCGTTCCTCGCGCCGGGCATGGCGTTTGACGTGCCGATCGTGGTGATGCTTGACGACGCCTCGTTTAGCAACGGCGAAATGTTCCCCTACGCGACCCGTCAGCGAGGCATCGCCAAACTGGTGGGCAAGCGCACGCCGGGTTACGTCATCTGGACCAGCGGCTTGCCGCTGGTGGACGGAACATCGGGCCGGATGCCGGGTTCGGGCGTGTACCGCATGGATGGTACGCCCATCGAGAACAACGGCCAACGTCCCGACTACGAAGTGGACCTGACCCCGGAGCAGTTCTTCGCCGGTCAAGACCCGCAGATCGCCAAGGCGATTGACGTGCTGCTCGGCGGCAAGCGCGGCTGA